CAAATATCGCTCGATTAAATCAGACTTATTTGTAGCCGTTGGTATTTGTACTCACTTAGGGTGCTCTCCAACTTATCTGCCTGATAGCTTTGGCGAACAAGTCGAAGGTGTTTCTTCTGGTTTCTTCTGTCCATGTCATGGTTCTAAATTTGATATGGCTGGTCGTGTATTCCAAGGTGTACCTGCACCGTTGAATCTAGTCATACCACCGCATTATTATATTGATAACACGACGATTCTAATCGGTGTAGATAAGGGAGCTACCTAATGCTTGGTAAATTAGTCAATTGGATTGATGACCGTATCCCAATGACGGATACATGGAATAAACACGCTGGTCAATATCCAGCGCCGAAAAACTTTAACTTCTGGTATTACTTTGGCATTTTAGCTACGGTTGTGTTTGTTAATCAGATCCTGACGGGTATCTGGTTAACGATGAATTATAACCCATCTGGTGATGGTGCTTTTGCTTCAATTGAATACATCATGCGTGATGTTGAATTTGGCTGGTTGTTACGTTATATGCATTCTACGGGTGCTTCAGCATTCTTTGTGGTGGTGTATCTGCACATGTTCCGTGGTTTGATGTACGGTTCATACCAAAAACCACGTGAATTATTGTGGGTCTTTGGCTGCTTAATCTTTTTAGCACTGATGGCTGAAGCTTTCATGGGGTATCTACTTCCATGGGGTCAAATGTCATTTTGGGGTGCACAGGTTATTATCTCTTTGTTTGGTGCGATTCCAGTAATTGGTGATGATTTAACACTTTGGATCCGCGGTGATTATGTAATCTCGGGTGCGACATTAAACCGTTTCTTTGCGCTACACGTTATTGCTGTGCCATTAGTACTTGTGGTATTGGTGTTCTTACACATAGTTGCACTGCATCACGTTGGTTCTAATAACCCAGACGGTATTGAAATCAAAGAAAACAAAGATGAAAATGGTTGGCCGAAAGACGGTATTCCATTCCACCCTTACTATTCTGTGCACGATGCTGTTGCGGTAGTGGTGATGCTTATCTTATGTAGTATTGTTATCTTCTTTATGCCTGAGGGTGGTGGTTACTTCTTAGAAGCGCCAAACTTCGAAGCGGCAAACCCATTGAAAACACCGGATCATATTGCGCCAGTGTGGTATTTCACCCCGTTTTACGCTATTTTACGTGCGGTTCCGGACAAACTTGGTGGCGTGATCATGATGGGCCTAGCTATTGTGATGCTATTCCTAGTACCTTGGATCGATCGCGGAAAAGTGAAATCAATCCGTTATCGTAGTGTTTGGCATAAATTGAATTTAGCTCAGTTTGTTATTTGTTTCATTATTCTTGGCGTACTAGGTACATTATCACCAACACCTGGTCGTACATTATTGTCGCAAGTTACCACATTAGGTTACTTTGGCTATTTTGCTCTGCTGTGGTTCTACAGTAAGAATGAAACCACTAAACCATTACCAAAAAGGGTGACAATGTAATGAAAAAATTATTTATCGCGTTACTTACCCTATTGCCTATGGCTGCATTTGCATCTGGTAATGCTGCGCATTTAGATGAAGCAAATTATGATTTAAGAGACAAAGCATCACTGCAAAATGGTGCTAAAATCTTCATGAATTATTGCTCTACTTGTCACTCTACTCAATATCAACGTTATTCACGTGTTGCTGATGATCTGGGTATCGATCGTGATGTAATGACTGAAAATTTGGTATTTACAGGCGTTAAAGTAGGCTCATTAATGAAAACTGCTATGCCTGCTGAAAGTGGTGCGAAATGGTTTGGTGCTACACCACCAGACCTAACGCTTGAAGCGCGTTTACGTGGTGCAGATTGGGTTTATACTTACCTGCGTTCTTTCTATATTGACGAAACTCGCCCATTTGGTGTGAATAATGTAGTATTCCCAAGTGTGGGTATGCCGCATGTACTTGAAGAACTGCAAGGTACAGCGCGTCTTTTAGAAATAAAACATAACGAAGAAGAGCTAGATCTGCCGGAAGGTGCTAGAATTGTTAAAGAAACCGAAGTTGTTGACGCTAATGGTGTTGCAACAGGTGAAATTCTGACTAGCTACCTAAGTCCCGATGGAAACGGTGAGTTATCAGCAGAAGAGTTTGATGAAGCAATGCTCGATTTGGTAAACTTCTTGGTTTACTCGGCAGAGCCTAATCAGCTTGAACGTCAAGAGATGGGCTTCTGGGTTATTGGATTCTTACTGATTCTACTTGTATTTACTTGGTTCCTGAACCGTGAATACTGGCGTGATATCCACTAATCACTGAGATGTTGCCGCATTACTTGTAAAGTTGCTGGTAAAAGAATTACGTACCGCCAATGCTAGTTTAGGCTATCATTGGCGTTTGTGTTTACAATTTATTGGAGGTGGCATGGCATTAGCTGCTAATAAACGTTCAGTTATGGTGTTATATTCGGAGCCGACTGATCTATATAGTCATCAAGTCCGAATCGTCTTAGCTGAAAAAGGCGTAAGTGTTGATATTCATCAGGTTGATCGTAATAACCTACCTGAAGATCTAATTGATTTGAATCCATATCAGACAGTACCAACATTAATCGACCGTGAACTGACATTATATAACTCACGTATAATCATGGAATATCTGGATGAGCGTTTTCCGCATCCACCTTTGATGCCGGTTTATCCTGTGTCTCGTGGTAGCAGTCGTTTAATGATGCACCGTATCGAGAACGATTGGTATTCATTAGTGACGAAGATCATGAAAGGCTCTGTTGAAGAAGCTGCTGTAGCGCGCAAGCAACTACAAGAAGCGCTAATGAGTATCAGCCCAATTTTCGCTGAATACCCATATTTCATGAGTGAAGAGTTCAGCTTAGTTGATTGCTATATGGCTCCGTTACTATGGCGCTTACCTGAGCTAGGTATCGATCTTCCAGGTCAAGCTGCAAGTGAGTTAAAGAACTATATGCTTCGTGTATTTGATCGTGAATCATTCCAAGCATCTTTAACTGAACAAGAACGTGAAATGAGAATGTTAATGTAAGTTATGGATAAAATGACCCCAATTCGTCCCTATTTATTACGTAGCCACTATGAGTGGTTACTTGATAATGACTTAACACCACATATTGTTGTTGATGCACATATTGCTGGTGTTTATGTACCGCAGCAATTTGTTCAAGATGGCCAAATTGTGTTGAATATTGCCCCAACAGCTGTTGTTGCTTTTGAGCTGAACAACACCGCGCTGAGCTTTAATGCTCGTTTCGGTGGTGTGCCATTTGATGTTTATGTACCGATTGCGGCTATTACAGCTATCTACGCGCGTGAGAATGGCGCAGGTAGTATGTTTGAACCGGAACAAGCATATATCGATCAAGCAGAACAAGAGAGCGCTGAAGCGGCTGTTGAGCCAAGTGAAGAGAGAAGTACGCCGGCTCTAGTGAGTGCGCCTGCGGTTAGCTCTGATGATGAAAGTGAAACACCTGAGCGTCCAAAACCTACTAAAGGTAGACCCTCTTTACGGGTCATTAAGTAACATAACACTTAATTAACGAATCGATGCAGTACTTGAATTTGTCGACGGACATCATTCAGTACTGCATTTTTTTTATGCTAGATTTACAAAGCAGTTCGCTGATTAGCGATAATCGAATACTTTAATTACTTTATCGACACCAACGACATAACGCGCTGCTTCGGCAACTTTATCGCCTTCTGCTTTAGTTACTCGCCCAATTAAGAATACTTCGGCATTCTCAGTGATCACTTTAATTCCCAGCGGTTCAACATTTTTTAAATTAAGAATACTGGTTTTCACTTTTGTGGTTAGCCAAGCATCCTTACTGGCCCGTTCAAATGAAATTGGTGTCCCTAAACGGATCTGGTTATATACTTGCTGCACAGACGCTGTGTTTGCGGCAATATCGACGATTTTCTTGCGCTCAGCTTCGGTTCTAACTTGACCAGATAGTAATACTTTACTGTTGTTGGTTAAAATATGCAGGTTATTATTTAACAGTAGTTGTATGTTGGCATCATTAAGCCCTGCCGTTATATCCAAGGTAATTGTTTCATCATCAATTAACTGGCTAAAACTACCGGTGTTACTGCAGCCTTGTATAACTGTAAAGCTCAGTATTGTGATACTGATAGTCAGCCAATATTTAAGTTTTCTTGCCACTGCTATACTCATTCTTCGAACTCTTGTTGTGGGAATAAGGTTTGATCGATAATGTCACAAAGACAATTGATGATCAGAGCATGTACTTCTTGTATTCTTGCTTCCCGGCGTGATGGTACGCGGACTTCGGCATCGTGTGGACCTAATAACCCAGATATTTCCCCCCCGTCTTTACCGGTTAAAGCGACAATAGTCATATTGCGTGTTAGCGCTGCTTCAATCGCTTTAATGACATTACGACTGTGACCGCCTGCAGAGATGACAACCAGAATGTCACCGTCATTCCCCAAGGCTCGCACTTGTTTAGAATAAACCATATCAAAGCTGGTGTCGGTGCCAATGGCTGTCATTAGCGTACAATCTGGGGTTAATGCCAATGCAGGTAAGCTTGGGCGTTCGGTTTCGTAACGATTTAATAATGATGCAGAAAAATTTTGTGCCAAGCTAGCTGATGCACCATTACCACAGATTAAGATCTTGTTACCGTTTAATAAGCATTGTGCCATCATCATGGCTGAGTTTTGAATGTATTCGGGTAACGCCTCGGCTGCGGCGATCTTAGTTTGAATACTTTCAGTAAAATTTTCTTTAATTAGCTCTAACATGGGTATCTACTCTAAAAAGCATTGGTTATCCATTGAATATTATCACTGGAACCTTCAATGGCTATCACATCGAAACGGCAAGGGGTGTAGTTTTCATTTATTCCGTGGCGCACCATATAATATTGCGCCGTATAACGCAATTTTCGTTGTTTCGCGACCGGAATTGCTGAAATAGCACCGCCGTAATGGGTGTATTGCCGATATTTTACCTCGACAAATACTAAGGTGGGTAGTGTTGTTGTTGATTTTATGTCACAGCTTGCGCCGTGCTGGCAAACTAAATCTATTTCACCTTGGCGGCAAGCGAAATTTCGCGCCAAGATAATTAATCCTTGGCGCTGTAAAAAATCGGCTGCTATACCTTCAAAATATTCACCGCGTTTACGGGGTTGTTTTGGTTTCAGCGTTAGTGTCCTCAAGTCTTATCTTGCCTGATCGATATTTAGCCCAACTAAATTCGCGTTCGATAATGCCGTTTTCATTAATATAAAGAATACCAGTCTGGCCAGCTAGGCGTAAGTTAGGAAAATTACGTAGCTGTAGCAGGTTTGGAATTAATTTAAATGAATCGTAGCCCATCGCAAAAAGATTTTGCTGGATTTTCGACATATTTGGCCACAGTGCCAAAGTTTGCTGTTTAAGTTCGCGATCTGGGTTCAACAACCAAGGCATATCACTAAATATTAAACCATTAAGATCACGACTTTGGCTTTTAGAAAGATTATTACCATGGGTACGTGAACTCGCATACAGGGCAACCTGTGGCGCATAAGGGTTCTGGGTTGTAATGATGTAAGGAATTGCTAACATCGCTTCAGAAGGCGTGGCAATAATATAAATGGCATCAATATCACGACGACTACGGGTTTTAGTTTTAATATCAGCACCGACTAGATTTTTCATTAAGCTAATACGCTGATTACTCGACGTCACTGAAAATAGCGTAGTTACTGTATTTTGCATGTCACTGCGGCTTTTATACTTATAAGTATCGTTTGTACCCTGCGTGAGTAATTGCCATTGCTTGGTGAACTCAGCTGACAAGCGATTACCGGTTCGGTTATTTGGTGCGAGTACTAAGGGTTGTTTGATACCATCTTTTTGCATTTTTTTCGCGGCAGCAATAGCTTCATCGTCAGAACTTAATGAGAAATAATAGATACCTTCTGTTGTGGGTGATCCAGTCAGTTTATTTAATGAAATTAATGGTATCTCTTTTACTAGAGGTAATACTTTAGTCAAATTTGATTTTAATAATGGTCCGACAACAAAGTCAGCCCCATCATCAATAGCCTGTAAGTACAGTTCATCTGCGCTTGTTGCTGCTGTATCATAGAAACGTAAGTTAATTCTATCTGCTTCTTCATCTTGATAGTAAGCACTTAGCATTCCGTCTCTGATTGCTTCACCTGCGACTGCACGTTTACCGGTTAAAGGGGCAAGTACCGCGATTTGATTTGGCGAATAAGGCGTTATTGCCATTGCTTTTACCAGTTGGACAGGGAAAGTACTCAATGCAGGGTGTTGTGGGTATTCTGTTTTCCATATTTGTAAATTCTGAATGAGTAATTGTGGGTCGGTACTATATTGTTGTGCGACCATACCTAAATGATACCAACCTGAAAGCGTTGGGTTTTCAGTGTCAAACTGCTGTGTTAGCTGGTGTAACTCTGATGCTGGTATTACTGTGACTAATTCCCATATACGCGTATTATTGGTGTTATGCAGCTCTGCATCGAGGAAGTCATTTAACGCGACACGGTATTCAACCGCTTTCGCATTATTATTCAGAAGTTCGGAAATAGTAGCGTTTAATAAATAGTAACGTTGCCAATGTGCGGATTTCAGTGTGCTTAGTGTCGAGCTAAAGTTTAACGCTGTGGCTGCATCCTGATAGCGCTGTTCTAATAGATAGGCTTCTGACTTGATTAACGCGACTTCAAATAATTGCTGTGTTGATAATGGATTTCTCTCTACCGATAATAATATATCAAGTGCAGGTTGGGGATGACCTTCTGTAATCAAAGCACGTGCGGATAATAACTGCCAAGAGATAGTTTGTGGTTTATTCGCTAATGCTATCTTATCAATGTAGTATTGCGCCGGTTGATCTATTTGCGTGAGTACGTCTGGCGCACCAATTAGCTGAGGCTTCGATGTTGCTTTTTCAGATGTTGTGGTACTTGAACACGCACTGAGCAGTAAACTCAAACTAAAAAACATAATCAAGCGGGAATAACTGTACTTAAATTCCATTGGTGTATTATCCTGCAAAAGAGATTTATAATACCCCTATACTAAAGCATCATCGCTTAACAAAAAACTACCCATGAGAATGAAATGTCTGAACAAGCAACTTTATTTATCGTTCCAACCCCGATTGGCAACCTTTCTGATATCACAGAGCGTGGTTTAGAGATACTAAGAAGTGTTGATTTAATTGCTGCAGAAGATACCCGCCATACTGGGAAACTGCTAAGCCATTACCAAATCAAGACTAAAACATTTGCTTTGCATGATCACAATGAACAGCAAAAAGCTGAATATTTAGTATCAAAACTACAATCTGGTATCAGCATCGCGCTGGTTTCAGATGCCGGTACGCCGTTGATCAGTGACCCTGGTTACCATTTGGTAAATACCTGTCGTGCACATGGTGTTAAAGTGGTCCCACTACCCGGTCCTTGCGCTGCAGTAACTGCAATGAGTGGTTCTGGTCTCCCATCAGACCGTTTCTCGTTTGAAGGTTTTTTACCCTCGAAAGAAAAAGCCCGTAATGATAAAATTACCGAGCTGAAAGAAGAAACTCGTACGATGATTTTTTATGAATCACCACGTCGCCTGCAATATACCTTAGATGCCTTAACGGCGATCATGGGGCCTGAGCGTGAAGTGTGTGTTGCACGAGAAATAACCAAAGCGTTTGAAAGTATTACTACTATGCCAGTGGGTGAGTTAGCAGCATGGGTAGAGGAAGACAGTAACCGTAGCCGTGGTGAAATTGTACTTCTAGTTGCGGGTTATAAACCTACAGGCCTTGAGATTCCAGCTAAGGTATTGAATACATTGAAATTATTGAACGAGGAATTGCCATTGAAAAAAGCAGCTGCATTAACGGCTGAAATTCATGGTTGCAAAAAGAACGCCTTGTATAAATGGGGTTTAGAAAACTTTAATTAATCGCTGGATTTTTTGTCTTAGATTATGTACTATCCTCCGCCTTGGAGTTGGTCAGACAATCGCCGCTTTATGACTCGGTATTTATATTGAGGTTATAGAGGGGAGGAAAGTCCGGGCTCCACAGGGCAGGGTGCCAGGTAACGCCTGGGAGGCGCAAGCCTACGACAAGTGCAGCAGAGAGAAGACCGCCGATGGCTTTTTCGGAAGCACAGGTAAGGCTGAAAGGGTGCGGTAAGAGCGCACCGGACGACTAGTAATAGTTCGTTGCAGGGTAAACTCCACCCGGAGCAAGACCAAATAGGCTTTCTATAGGCGTGGCCCACGCTGAAAGCGGGTAGGTTGCTTGAGTCTGTGAGCGATTGCAGACCTAGAGGAATGATTGTCCACGACAAAACCCGGCTTATCGACCAACTCCAAGACCTTTTTGAATTATGATTATACATTTGATCATCATTCAAAAAGGCAATCCATCTTAATCTCGTATATTTTCCGCAGTTTTCTATATTTTTCCAATATACTCGTTTTAATAAAAATCCAATCGTTCATTAACTTATGATACTTGATATTAATTCATGCTCTCAACCTTTCAAGTTGTTGATTCAGAATGATACCTGACAATATTTCTTCTTTAGATATGCATACTCGACAGTTACGCTCTCTGTAATGAATTAATGCATGAGGTGAGTCGCTTTTCTTGATATGCGATTGAACTGTCGTGATAGTTTCTTTAACTAACTTCAGTTAAATGAAATTCAAATAAATCATGGCTTATTGCTGTACTCGCATTTGTGGTGCATGTAGGGGCGGTGAATATATACTTATTTTGGTCCGCGGTTATGGTGATGGACTTTGATGAGTGTAATAACTCTATTATTTTAGTGGGTATGCCTGATAGGAGTAGCTCGTGAATTTCGGGGGACTTATTCTGGGGAAATAATTCTTTTAACAGTGCCCGTCTTTCATCTTCGGTTAATAACAAGTTTGTGGGTATAGCCATGGATTTCTCCTTACTTAATAATTAACCTATGATAGAATATAAATAATGTTTAATAATTAAAAAATCATTAATTACTTGTTAAATGGGATGGGTAGAATTGATAGTTGTAAATTAAGATGCCTGTATCGAATTTAATAAAACTAATCGTTTGATTTTGTATCTTGGGTATATTGTCTAATTGATTACTTCTTATCTGATTTTATAGTGATGACAACTTACATCACTTACAATACACTACCCCCTCCCTAAGCTAGACCTTTTACGTTACAATAGCCATTTTAGCACCTGCTATAATTTAAAGTATTTTTAAGAGCTTTCATTGACATGACACAAGAATTTGCACACGTATCCGTTTTACTTAACGAAACCGTAGCCGGGCTCGACTTAAAACCGGACGGAATTTACATTGACGGTACTTTTGGTCGCGGTGGTCACTCTCGCTTTATTTTGTCTCAACTAGGTGAAAACGGCCGCTTGATCGCAATCGATCGCGATCCTGAAGCGATTGCAGTAGGTGAAGCTTTAAAATTAGAAGACCCTCGTTTTGATATTGTTCACGGACCATTTTCTGGTATTGCTGAATATATGGAAAACAAAGGATTAACAGAGAAAGTTGACGGCGTGTTACTCGATCTTGGTGTCTCTTCGCCACAGTTAGACGATGCATCACGTGGTTTCAGTTTTTTACGTGATGGACCGTTGGACATGCGTATGGACCCAACATCCGGTCTTAGTGCGGCGAAATGGCTAGCAACAGCAGATTACGATGATATCGTGTGGGTATTGAAAGTATTTGGTGAAGAGAAGTTTGCCCGTAAGATTGCCCGCGCCGTGGTATTTGATCGTGACGGCACGCCATTCGAAACAACAGCACAGTTAGCAAGTTTAATTTGCCGTGTGGTACCAAAATCGAAAAAAGAAACCAAACATCCGGCGACACGTTCATTCCAAGCGATCCGTATTTATATTAATAGTGAATTAGAAGAGATCGAACGTGCATTATCTGGCGCATTAAAATGTCTTAAGTCTGGTGGTCGTTTATCTGTGATCAGCTTCCACTCGTTAGAAGATCGTATTGTGAAGCAATTCATTCGTAAACAAGCGCGTGGTAAAGAAGTGCCATACGGTTTACCTATCATGCAAGAAGAAATTGATAAAACGCGTACCATGAAGGCGGTTGGTAAAATGCTAAAACCTTCGGAGCAAGAATTAGAATTCAATCCTCGAGCGCGTAGTTCTGTATTACGCGTGGCGGAAAAATTGTAATATGTTTGGCATTAAGTGGGATTTAGGCAAGGTTATCATGACTGACATCGGCCAGCATAAGCGAGTCGTTAGTCTATTGTTTGCCATCTTAATTTCCGCTTTTGCCGTGATCATGCTAACGCATGAAACCCGTTTACTCACTAATAATAAAGAGCAGTTACTGACTCAGCGCGACTTTACAGATATTGAATGGCGCAACTTATTGTTAGAGCAAAGTACGCTAGAAGAACACAGTAAAATTGAATACACCGCAAAACATAAACTCGGTATGTATCGACCAAGTACTGCAGAAGAGAAATTGGTGGAACAGCAGTGACAAATCGTAGAAATATTGCCCACGAAGAACCAGCCAATTTTATCCTTTGGCGTTATCATTTAGTTGCGGCCACGGTCGTTATTATCTTTTTAAGCTTACTAGCCCGTACCGCTTACATTCAAGTGATCAATCCTGAACATCTGCGTAAACAAGCAGATATGCGTTCTCTACGGGTCACGTCACAGCAAGTTCAACGCGGTATTATCACCGATCGTAATGGTGTTGAATTGGCGGTTAGTGTTCCGGTGATGGCCATTCATGTTGATCCTCGCACAATTAAGAATAAAAATAGTTTTGATAACAAACGCGCATGGCAAGCTTTTGCAGAAATCTTAGATCTAAATCTTGCTGAACTGCAAGCAAAAATAATGGCATCTAATGGTCGTTTTATGTATATCAAGCGCCAAATTAGTCCTGCGGTTGCTAAGTATGTTGATGAATTAAAACTAGTCGGCGTGAGCCAAGTACCAGAGTCGCGCCGTTTTTATCCCACAGGTGAAGTCAGTGCACAACTGGTTGGCATGACTAATATTGATGACATTGGTATTGAAGGCGTTGAAAAGGCTTATGATGATTTCCTTACTGGCACACCAGGTAAACGAATTGTCCGTAAAGACCGGTTAGGGAATGTCATTGAAGACATCTCTGTTATTCAGCAAAGTGAACAAGCTAATAATATTCAACTCAGTATCGATCAACGCATCCAATCATTAGCTTATCAGCGCTTGAAAAAAGCGGTTAAATACAATGGTGCCGTGTCGGGCTCATTGGTGATGATTGATGTTAAAACCGGGGAAATATTAGCAATGGTAAATAGTCCATCGTTTAACCCCAACAATCGTAACAAATATGACAGTTATAAGTTAAAGAATCGGGCTATCACGGATAGTTACGAACCGGGCTCCACCATTAAACCGTTAGTGATTGCCAGTGGTTTAGATAATGGCATTATTGCCGCCGATTCTATCATTGATACCAACCCTGGACGTATGCGTCTAGGTGGCCGTTTAGTACAAGATACCCGCAACCGTGGTGACATTACACTGGGCGATATTCTACGTTATTCATCGAACATGGGCGTAAGTAAAATAGCGTTGAAATTAGGCCATCAACGTTTACTCGATACTTACTATCAATTTGGCTTTGGTAATGAAAGTAGTTTGATCTTAAATGGTGAAAGTAGAGGTTATATGCCACGACGTTCACGCTGGTCAGAGTTTGAGAATGCAACGTTATCCTTTGGTTATGGCATGCAGTCGACGACATTACAGCTTGCTCATGCTTATGCAACGATTGGTTCAGGTGGTCTATATCGTCCACTGACGATCAGAAAACAAGAAACTATGCCATTGTCTGAACGGGTGTTATCTGAAGATAACGCGAAAGAGCTATTACTCATGATGGAAAGCGTGGTAACAAAAGGCGGTACGGGTCAGAGAGCTAGCATTGATGGTTATCGTGTTGCAGGTAAAACTGGTACTTCCCGTAAGGCGATTGCGGGTGGTTATGGCGATGATTATGTTGCTTTATTTGCCGGTGTCGCACCTGTGTCTAACCCACGCTTTGCATTAGTAGTGGTGATTGACTCTCCAAGTGGTGATCGTTATTACGGCGGTGTGATCGCGGCGCCAGTATTTGCGGAAGTAATGGAAAGAACATTGCAAATGTTGAATATAACACCAGATAAAAAACAATCATTAACGATCACGGCAAAAGACTCTTAAGAAGTTAAACGGCGCTAAGGCGTTTAAGGATTGTTAAATGCCACGGGCTTTAAATATTAAGGGTTTGGAAATGAATTCGTCATGTCGAGTCTTATCTCTACAAACGTGGAATATTGATCTTGAATTAGCGGTTAACGCGTTGATCATTGATAGTCGGAAAGTACAAGCGGGCGACTGTTTTGTCGCGATAAATGGTCATGCCCTTGATGGTCGCCGATTTATTGGAAATGCATTACAATGTGGTGCGATATTGGTATTGAAAGACGCTGATATTCAGGCTGAACATGGTCATATTGAATATGTTGATGGTATCCCTATTGTCGCTTTTTTTGGTCTTAATCAGGCCTTATCCGCATTAGCCGATAGTTTTTATGGATTCCCTTCGCAGCAATTAAAACTTGTCGGTGTTACTGGCACGAATGGTAAAAGCACGATCACGCAGATTATTGCTAATTGGGTTACTTTATTAAACGGTAAAGCTGGCGTGATGGGTACGATCGGTAATGGCTTATTCGATCAATTAGTGCAAACCGAAAATACCACAGGTAGCGGCTTAGATGTACAAGCTGAAATAGCGAATCAAGTGCAACAAGGTGCAGAATTGTGTGCCATGGAAGTATCCTCACACGGCTTGATCCAAGGTCGTGTGAATTCGCTCGATTTTGATGTGGCATTATTTACCAATCTAACCCGTGATCATCTTGATTATCATGGAGATATGGATACTTATGCTAATGCCAAAAAAATCTTATTTCAAGGTACTGTGAAGCATAAGATCCTTAACGTTGATGATGCTTATGGTAAAGCGTGGTCACAGCAATGGCCTGATGCTATTCAATTTTCAGTCCAGCAAGATTTATCAGATTATTCTGGCACCTTTTTATGTTGTAGTGACTTGAGTTTTGATACCGGTGGTTTTAGCTGTGAGTTAAAAACTAGCTGGGGTGAAGGTACATTGCAATGTGGTTTAATTGGCGAGTTTAACGCTTCTAACGTGGTGGCCGCTTGCGCGAGCTTGTTAGCACTGGGTTATGATTTAGATGATTTATTACAGGTAGCACCAAAACTAACCGCTGTATGTGGCCGTATGGAATTATTCAAACAAGCGGGGCAAGCTGCTTGCGTTGTTGATTATGCACATACACCTGACGCATTAGAAAAAGCATTAAAAGCATTACGTGTGCATTGTGAGGGTAAACTTTGGTGTATTTATGGCTGTGGTGGTGACCGAGATACAGGTAAAAGACCATTAATGGCACAAGTTGCTGAACAATTTTCAGATATGGCTGTCATTACTGATGATAATCCGCGTACAGAGTCTGCCTTTTCGATTGTAGCTGATATGCTAACCGGTCTTGCTAACCCCGATGCGATGCAAGTTATTCACGATCGCTGTCGTGCTATTCATTGGGCGTTGGAACAAAGTCGTGCAGACGATATTATTTTAGTGGCGGGTAAAGGTCATGAAGATTATCAAATTATCGGTGTAGAGAAACACTA
This Moritella sp. 5 DNA region includes the following protein-coding sequences:
- the sspA gene encoding stringent starvation protein SspA, producing the protein MALAANKRSVMVLYSEPTDLYSHQVRIVLAEKGVSVDIHQVDRNNLPEDLIDLNPYQTVPTLIDRELTLYNSRIIMEYLDERFPHPPLMPVYPVSRGSSRLMMHRIENDWYSLVTKIMKGSVEEAAVARKQLQEALMSISPIFAEYPYFMSEEFSLVDCYMAPLLWRLPELGIDLPGQAASELKNYMLRVFDRESFQASLTEQEREMRMLM
- a CDS encoding cytochrome c1, with protein sequence MKKLFIALLTLLPMAAFASGNAAHLDEANYDLRDKASLQNGAKIFMNYCSTCHSTQYQRYSRVADDLGIDRDVMTENLVFTGVKVGSLMKTAMPAESGAKWFGATPPDLTLEARLRGADWVYTYLRSFYIDETRPFGVNNVVFPSVGMPHVLEELQGTARLLEIKHNEEELDLPEGARIVKETEVVDANGVATGEILTSYLSPDGNGELSAEEFDEAMLDLVNFLVYSAEPNQLERQEMGFWVIGFLLILLVFTWFLNREYWRDIH
- a CDS encoding YraN family protein, with protein sequence MRTLTLKPKQPRKRGEYFEGIAADFLQRQGLIILARNFACRQGEIDLVCQHGASCDIKSTTTLPTLVFVEVKYRQYTHYGGAISAIPVAKQRKLRYTAQYYMVRHGINENYTPCRFDVIAIEGSSDNIQWITNAF
- a CDS encoding SIS domain-containing protein gives rise to the protein MLELIKENFTESIQTKIAAAEALPEYIQNSAMMMAQCLLNGNKILICGNGASASLAQNFSASLLNRYETERPSLPALALTPDCTLMTAIGTDTSFDMVYSKQVRALGNDGDILVVISAGGHSRNVIKAIEAALTRNMTIVALTGKDGGEISGLLGPHDAEVRVPSRREARIQEVHALIINCLCDIIDQTLFPQQEFEE
- a CDS encoding BON domain-containing protein, with the translated sequence MSIAVARKLKYWLTISITILSFTVIQGCSNTGSFSQLIDDETITLDITAGLNDANIQLLLNNNLHILTNNSKVLLSGQVRTEAERKKIVDIAANTASVQQVYNQIRLGTPISFERASKDAWLTTKVKTSILNLKNVEPLGIKVITENAEVFLIGRVTKAEGDKVAEAARYVVGVDKVIKVFDYR
- the sspB gene encoding ClpXP protease specificity-enhancing factor, with amino-acid sequence MDKMTPIRPYLLRSHYEWLLDNDLTPHIVVDAHIAGVYVPQQFVQDGQIVLNIAPTAVVAFELNNTALSFNARFGGVPFDVYVPIAAITAIYARENGAGSMFEPEQAYIDQAEQESAEAAVEPSEERSTPALVSAPAVSSDDESETPERPKPTKGRPSLRVIK
- a CDS encoding cytochrome bc complex cytochrome b subunit; this translates as MLGKLVNWIDDRIPMTDTWNKHAGQYPAPKNFNFWYYFGILATVVFVNQILTGIWLTMNYNPSGDGAFASIEYIMRDVEFGWLLRYMHSTGASAFFVVVYLHMFRGLMYGSYQKPRELLWVFGCLIFLALMAEAFMGYLLPWGQMSFWGAQVIISLFGAIPVIGDDLTLWIRGDYVISGATLNRFFALHVIAVPLVLVVLVFLHIVALHHVGSNNPDGIEIKENKDENGWPKDGIPFHPYYSVHDAVAVVVMLILCSIVIFFMPEGGGYFLEAPNFEAANPLKTPDHIAPVWYFTPFYAILRAVPDKLGGVIMMGLAIVMLFLVPWIDRGKVKSIRYRSVWHKLNLAQFVICFIILGVLGTLSPTPGRTLLSQVTTLGYFGYFALLWFYSKNETTKPLPKRVTM